Genomic window (candidate division KSB1 bacterium):
GCGTAGCTGACATAATCGTAGAAGGCAAAGCGGGGCAGGATAGAATCCGACCATGGTCCCACCCAATCGTGGTATGCCGGATTCCAGATGTTCATCATGATCTTCTGAGGTCGGCGCAAGGTGAGCACATGTTCCTCGGTCTGCCGATACACTTCTTCTCCATCCACAAACCAGGCCACATACTCCGGCGTCCACTCGATGGCATAGACATGAAAGTCCACATGCGGGTTGAAGGGCACCCACTGGTGGCGGAGGTGAATCATCTGCCGCGGGGTGATGGTAGTAATTTGCACGTCGTCTGTGTACCGGCCATGGATTTCGATGTCGATCTCGTTCCAGCTCACCGTCGGGTCGATGTCGTTGTAGGTGAAAAAGGTGGAGACGTGGCCCTCGCCTGCAGAGGCTTTGTAGCACACCTCAAAGCGGCCGTACAGATACGACTCTCGCGTGCGCAGCTCGGCCCCTTTGTAGTTCTTGGCAGTGCTCGGTGCTACAAACAAGGCCACAAGAATGACGGAACAGGAAACTGTCCACTTCATGGCAGGTCCTCTTGTCCACACACCGGCAGAAAGGGGAAGGCGTTACCCTCCCATCTTGTGCCCGTAGTCGAGAGGGTGGACTGTGGTGAGCAGCGGGAACATGGGTACCAGCACCGGGTACGGCGCCCCTCGTTGCAGCACTAACATGTCCAGACGCGTGAGTTTCAGGCGCTCGAAACGGTCCGTGTCGATCTCAATCTGGTCGCTGTACTTCTTTTGCAGTTCTCGCACGTAGGGGTTGAGGTGTTGTTCGATCACCGCCACATCGACCCGCGACAGGTCACCTTCCTGGCCTCGGGCCCGGAGGAAGAGGTTGCGCTGATAGAGGGCCAGAATGTGGTCTTGCCACATCTGCACGTTGCGCTGCACAGGAAGGGCCCTGTCATATCCCCGCTTGTAAGCTTCCTGGGCAATGTACTTGTCGCGGATGAGGTCAGCGATGGCCAGGCGCAGCTGGGCAGGAAACTCGCCTTTCTTGATGTGCCGGGTGCGGAACACCAGCGGATGCGCGTCCAGCTCCTTTTCCAAGTCCGCCACGGTCCATGTCGTGCCATCGATGCGCAGCAGCGGCATGGTGCGCAGCTGCGCGATGTCGTCGCCCAACCGGTCCACGACCAGCTCTTCGTCTCCCTGTTGCCAGAAGCCCCGATTGAAGGCTTGCCTCTTCTCCTGTGGCGACGCCAAGAAGAGCGGAGCCAAGGTGGCGGCCAAACGGTAGAAGGTGTCCTCCACCAACACCATCTTCTTGCCGCGCATGGCCTTCTGGACGAACTGCAGGTACGCCTGCTCGGCGCGTTCCTGGCGGACTGCCTCCTCCACATCGCTCCACTGCTGGCGCATCTGGGTGTCCGAGAGGAGCAGTGCCTGCTTCCACCCCTGCACTTGCATCACGGTGTACAGAGTGTCGTCGATACGCACCGGCCCGACGACGTCTCCCTGGACGAAAGGCTTCGAAAAGAGCGCCCGCTTGATGGCTTCGTGTTCGGCGCGGCTCCAGGCCACTTCGCGCTCGGGTATCAGGCCAACACCTCCCACCAAGGGGAAACCCGCGGCGAATGACCGACCCGCGGAAAAGTGCTCGCGCAGCAGCTGAGCCAGGCTGTCGCCACTGAAGGTGTAGTAGGCCACGCGATAGGTACGCGTGGATGCCTGGAAACGTGGCGCAACGTCCTTTCGTTTCAGCCTGATTTGCGCGTAAAAGTCGCGATAGAACAACCACTGCCGCATGGCCTGCTCCTGGCGGCCGCGCAGATAGGCGCGAAACTGGGCGTTGTTGGCGAGCTCATTCTCTGCCCCGGCCTCCATGGCGAGCAGCTTTTCGGCAATCAGGGTGTTCAGGACGATCTTGCGGTGCACGTAACTGTCGCCCCGGCAGTACGGGGGACGTGGTGTGTACTCGGCACGGCGGAGAAACTCATCCACCGTGATCACGCGCTCGCCCACGCGCGCCAGCGGCACCTCAGCGGGCAATTCAGGCTGCTTGTGGCAGGCGAGAATGACGAGCGCCCCCGCAAGCAGGGCAAGCGACGCGCTTACCAGCCAAGGCCGCGGAGGCGGAATTGCAGGGCCGCTCTGGTCAGCCTTTCTGCGCATGGCAAAGTTCAAAACAGGACTCCTATGGTGTACGCATGCACCTTGCCGAGGATGCCCAGGCCCCGGTAGGCGTACTCAAGCTTGAGCGCCGTGTTGTGCATCATGTAGATGGTGGCGCCGCCACCAAGGGCCAGACCGTATTCCGAGTCCTCCATGAACAGCGCCTTGTAGCCGGCACGAAGGAAGAAGGAGCCTGTTGCCGGCAGGATCCATTGATATTGCGCCCCCACATTCACCGACTCGCTGTTGTTGTTGGGATGCAGAGCGTCGATTGCCAAGGTCAAACGGTGACGCTCCCGCACCACGGGATTGACGGCGACGCCAATCCTGAAGAGCAGGGGCAACTCCCAGGACTCCAAGCGGAACTGGCCGCGCACGTCCCGGTAGTTGCCTTGCTCCAGCGGCAGGATGTCGATGGGCTGCAACAGGTCCATGCCGTCGTAGCGCATCTTGGTGCCAAAGTTAGCGAGGCTCATGCCGATGCTCATGCCGTCGGAGCGCTCGCCCGTCGGCGAGAAAAAGTGGGTCTGCACCAGCACGCCCAGATCGGCAGCCACGGCGTAGGCGCCCACGTGCCAGATTTGGGAAGAGACGTACTTTGCGGAGGCGCCAAATGAGAACCACTGCGCCAGGCGCCGCGAATAGGAAAAGGCGAAGGCAAAATCAGTGGCGCTGAACGTTTCGCCTGTCCCCTCCTGGCTGGCTACAGTGGTGACCTCCATTTCGCCGTAGCCGGTGTGGTAAAGGCTCAGGGCAAAGGTTCCAAGGCGAGGCAACA
Coding sequences:
- a CDS encoding PorV/PorQ family protein; this translates as MMNSTWQRVGTAVAVLCLAWSSLSYGQKPHRAGTTAANFLEIGFGCAGAAMGDAYVGVANDLSATYWNPAGLGYMTRSEAQFTYQPWLLDINTSAAAVGLVLPRLGTFALSLYHTGYGEMEVTTVASQEGTGETFSATDFAFAFSYSRRLAQWFSFGASAKYVSSQIWHVGAYAVAADLGVLVQTHFFSPTGERSDGMSIGMSLANFGTKMRYDGMDLLQPIDILPLEQGNYRDVRGQFRLESWELPLLFRIGVAVNPVVRERHRLTLAIDALHPNNNSESVNVGAQYQWILPATGSFFLRAGYKALFMEDSEYGLALGGGATIYMMHNTALKLEYAYRGLGILGKVHAYTIGVLF